From the genome of Azospira restricta, one region includes:
- a CDS encoding PAS domain-containing sensor histidine kinase, with the protein MFANLHNLSHHAAWRRQLEMILESTGEGIYGVDLKGRCIFINEAGAAMLGYTPDEVLGRSMHYLIHHSHADATLMPVHECRIYRAFVEGRGVRVDDEVLWRRDGSSFPAEYASYPIRDGEAVVGAVVTFNDITGRKRTEALLREAHDTLERRVRERTAELTAAHDHLRQSHEALRRLSAHLNTVREEERRHIARDVHDDLGAALTALQLDMNWLRRRLAGDETLAGKLDGMLDIGGQAMQSLRRILNDLRPGVLDHLGLWPALETLLQEFQRRSGLACRLVCPPAIEGCRLGRDAEIALYRIVQEVLTNVSRHARATGVQLDAAAEGRDLVLRIADDGQGMRVPPQPTSFGLLGMRERALALGGTLDIVSAPGDGTAVVLRLPGVLAGETA; encoded by the coding sequence ATGTTCGCCAACCTGCACAATCTGTCGCACCACGCTGCCTGGCGCCGGCAGCTGGAGATGATCCTCGAATCCACCGGCGAGGGCATCTACGGTGTCGATCTCAAGGGGCGCTGCATCTTCATCAACGAGGCCGGCGCGGCGATGCTCGGCTACACGCCGGACGAAGTGCTCGGCCGCTCGATGCACTACCTGATCCACCACTCGCACGCCGACGCGACCCTGATGCCGGTGCACGAATGCCGCATCTACAGGGCCTTTGTCGAAGGCCGGGGCGTGCGCGTGGACGACGAAGTGCTGTGGCGGCGCGACGGCTCCAGCTTCCCCGCCGAATACGCCTCCTACCCGATCCGTGACGGCGAGGCGGTGGTCGGCGCGGTGGTCACCTTCAACGACATCACCGGGCGCAAGCGCACCGAGGCCCTGCTGCGCGAGGCGCACGACACGCTCGAACGCCGCGTGCGCGAGCGCACTGCCGAACTCACCGCCGCCCACGACCACCTGCGCCAGTCGCACGAAGCGCTGCGCCGGCTCTCCGCCCACCTCAACACCGTGCGCGAAGAGGAGCGCCGCCACATCGCCCGCGACGTCCATGACGATCTCGGCGCCGCGCTGACCGCGCTGCAGCTCGACATGAACTGGCTCCGCCGGCGCCTGGCCGGCGACGAAACGCTGGCCGGGAAGCTCGACGGCATGCTCGACATCGGCGGCCAGGCGATGCAGTCGCTGCGCCGCATCCTCAACGACCTGCGGCCCGGCGTCCTCGACCACCTCGGTCTGTGGCCGGCGCTGGAAACCCTGCTGCAGGAGTTCCAGCGGCGCAGCGGCCTCGCCTGCCGCCTGGTCTGCCCGCCCGCCATCGAAGGCTGCCGCCTCGGGCGCGACGCCGAAATCGCCCTCTACCGCATCGTCCAGGAAGTGCTGACCAACGTCTCCCGCCACGCCCGCGCCACCGGCGTGCAGCTCGACGCCGCCGCCGAAGGCCGCGACCTCGTGCTGCGCATCGCCGACGACGGCCAGGGCATGCGCGTGCCGCCGCAGCCCACTTCCTTCGGCCTGCTCGGCATGCGCGAGCGCGCGCTGGCGCTGGGCGGCACGCTGGACATCGTCAGCGCCCCCGGCGACGGCACCGCCGTCGTGCTGCGCCTGCCGGGCGTGCTCGCCGGAGAGACCGCATGA
- the urtA gene encoding urea ABC transporter substrate-binding protein: protein MSTRRTFIKATVVSAALAAIGLPAMAADTIKVGILHSLSGTMAISETALKETALMAIEEINKSGGVLGKKLEPVVVDPASNWPLFAEKARQLLTKDKVAVTFGCWTSVSRKSVLPVYKELNGLLFYPVQYEGEELEKNVFYTGAAPNQQAIPAVEYLMSKDGGEARRFVLLGTDYVYPRTTNKILRAFLKSKGVAEADILEEYTPFGHSDYQTIIAKIKKFASEGKKTAVVSTINGDSNVPFYKELGNAGLKATDVPVVAFSVGEEELRGVDTKPLVGHLASWNYFMSLKNPENDKFVKLYKDWAKKSKLPNADKVVTNDPMEATYVGIHMWKQAVEKAKSTDVDKVIAAMGGQTFKAPSGFTVKMDEKNHHLHKPVFIGEVKADGQFNVVWKTPGPVKAAPWSPYIAGNDKKKDEPEGK from the coding sequence ATGAGCACACGTCGCACCTTCATCAAGGCCACCGTAGTCTCCGCCGCGCTCGCCGCCATCGGCCTGCCGGCCATGGCCGCCGACACCATCAAGGTCGGCATCCTGCACTCCCTCTCCGGCACGATGGCGATCTCCGAGACGGCGCTGAAGGAAACGGCGCTGATGGCGATCGAGGAGATCAACAAGTCCGGCGGCGTGCTCGGCAAGAAGCTGGAGCCGGTCGTCGTCGACCCGGCCTCGAACTGGCCGCTGTTCGCCGAGAAGGCCCGCCAGCTGCTGACCAAGGACAAGGTCGCCGTCACCTTCGGCTGCTGGACCTCGGTCTCGCGCAAGTCGGTGCTGCCGGTCTACAAGGAGCTGAACGGCCTGCTCTTCTACCCGGTGCAGTACGAGGGCGAGGAGCTGGAGAAGAACGTGTTCTACACCGGCGCCGCACCCAACCAACAGGCGATCCCGGCCGTCGAATACCTGATGTCGAAGGACGGCGGCGAGGCCAGGCGCTTCGTGCTGCTCGGCACCGACTACGTCTATCCGCGCACGACCAACAAGATCCTGCGCGCCTTCCTCAAGTCGAAGGGCGTCGCCGAGGCCGACATCCTGGAGGAATACACGCCGTTCGGTCACAGCGACTACCAGACCATCATCGCCAAGATCAAGAAGTTCGCGTCCGAGGGCAAGAAGACCGCCGTCGTCTCGACCATCAACGGTGACTCGAACGTGCCGTTCTACAAGGAACTGGGCAACGCCGGCCTGAAGGCCACCGACGTGCCGGTCGTCGCCTTCTCGGTCGGCGAGGAGGAGCTGCGCGGCGTCGACACCAAGCCGCTGGTCGGCCACCTGGCTTCGTGGAACTACTTCATGTCGCTGAAGAACCCCGAGAACGACAAGTTCGTGAAGCTGTACAAGGACTGGGCGAAGAAGAGCAAGCTGCCGAACGCCGACAAGGTCGTGACCAACGACCCGATGGAAGCCACCTACGTCGGCATCCACATGTGGAAGCAGGCGGTCGAGAAGGCGAAGAGCACGGACGTCGACAAGGTCATCGCGGCGATGGGCGGCCAGACCTTCAAGGCGCCGTCGGGCTTCACGGTGAAGATGGACGAGAAGAACCACCACCTGCACAAGCCGGTGTTCATCGGCGAGGTGAAGGCGGACGGCCAGTTCAACGTGGTGTGGAAGACCCCCGGCCCGGTCAAGGCCGCGCCGTGGAGCCCGTACATCGCCGGCAACGACAAGAAGAAGGACGAGCCGGAAGGCAAGTAA
- the urtB gene encoding urea ABC transporter permease subunit UrtB: MTRRFRSLLTALALAAGSALAAPDPAVVKQLADDDNTRKIEAIRQLTQSAEPAARRLLQAMAEDRLVLAGGRLLIVDDGQASDAASGAPAALPNTPASPEPITINNRVRGELASAIAALDLFAAERSVRLEAARRLQSKAGAELAPLLTRALAGELDAEIRALLSVAKAQADLASRDPAVRRGAVLLLGDTASPAARALLLPLTEQANEPDNRVRYAAISAVKAIDKRLANAENLGRIFTGLSLGSILLLAALGLAITYGVMGVINMAHGELLMVGAYSAYAVQSLFRSHLPDYIDWYLPAAIPLAFFAAAAVGVLMERTVIRWLYGRTLETLLATWGLSLILIQAARVLFGAQNVELANPSWMSGGVELMPNLVLPWNRIVIIGFALFVLFLVWVLMNRTRLGMFVRAVTQNRAMAGCVGVPTARIDTLAFALGAGIAGLGGVALSQISNVGPDMGQGYIVDSFMVVVVGGVGQLAGAVWAALGLGIFSKLLEGWAGAVVAKIAILVCIIIFIQKRPQGIFALKGRFVD; encoded by the coding sequence ATGACCCGACGATTCCGTTCCCTGCTGACCGCGCTGGCCCTCGCTGCCGGCAGCGCGCTCGCCGCCCCCGACCCCGCCGTGGTCAAGCAGCTCGCCGACGACGACAACACGCGCAAGATCGAGGCGATCCGCCAGCTGACGCAGAGCGCCGAACCGGCGGCCCGGCGCCTGCTGCAGGCGATGGCCGAGGACCGCCTGGTGCTGGCCGGCGGCCGGCTGCTGATCGTCGACGACGGGCAGGCGAGCGACGCCGCCAGCGGCGCGCCGGCCGCGCTGCCAAACACTCCGGCCAGCCCGGAACCGATCACCATCAACAACCGCGTGCGCGGCGAGCTGGCCTCGGCCATCGCCGCGCTCGACCTCTTCGCCGCCGAGCGCAGCGTGCGCCTGGAGGCCGCGCGCAGGCTGCAGAGCAAGGCCGGCGCGGAGCTGGCGCCGCTGCTGACGCGGGCGCTGGCCGGCGAGCTGGACGCGGAAATCCGTGCGCTGCTGTCCGTCGCCAAGGCCCAGGCCGACCTCGCCAGCCGGGATCCGGCGGTGCGCCGCGGCGCCGTGCTGCTGCTCGGCGACACCGCGTCGCCGGCGGCGCGGGCGCTGCTGCTGCCGCTCACCGAGCAGGCCAACGAGCCGGACAACCGCGTGCGCTACGCGGCGATCAGCGCGGTGAAGGCGATCGACAAGCGCCTCGCGAACGCCGAGAACCTCGGCCGCATCTTCACCGGGCTGTCGCTCGGCAGCATCCTGCTGCTGGCCGCGCTCGGGCTGGCCATCACCTACGGCGTGATGGGCGTGATCAACATGGCGCACGGCGAGCTGCTGATGGTCGGCGCCTATTCGGCCTACGCCGTGCAGTCGCTGTTCCGCAGCCACCTGCCGGACTACATCGACTGGTACCTGCCGGCGGCGATCCCGCTCGCCTTCTTCGCCGCCGCCGCCGTCGGCGTGCTGATGGAGCGCACGGTGATCCGCTGGCTCTACGGGCGCACGCTGGAGACGCTGCTCGCCACCTGGGGCCTGTCGCTGATCCTGATCCAGGCGGCGCGCGTGCTCTTCGGCGCGCAGAACGTCGAGCTCGCGAACCCGAGCTGGATGTCCGGCGGCGTCGAGCTGATGCCGAACCTGGTGCTGCCGTGGAACCGCATCGTCATCATCGGCTTCGCGCTGTTCGTGCTCTTCCTCGTCTGGGTGCTGATGAACCGCACGCGGCTCGGCATGTTCGTCCGCGCGGTGACGCAGAACCGCGCGATGGCCGGCTGCGTCGGCGTGCCCACGGCGCGCATCGACACGCTGGCCTTCGCGCTCGGCGCCGGCATCGCCGGGCTGGGCGGCGTGGCGCTGTCGCAGATCTCGAACGTCGGGCCGGACATGGGCCAGGGCTACATCGTCGATTCGTTCATGGTGGTCGTCGTCGGCGGCGTCGGCCAGCTCGCCGGCGCCGTGTGGGCGGCGCTCGGGCTGGGCATCTTCTCCAAGCTGCTCGAAGGCTGGGCGGGCGCGGTGGTCGCCAAGATCGCCATCCTCGTCTGCATCATCATCTTCATCCAGAAGCGTCCGCAGGGCATCTTCGCCCTGAAGGGCCGCTTCGTCGACTGA
- the urtC gene encoding urea ABC transporter permease subunit UrtC, giving the protein MQSARIERTPHTLRLLAALDGRQAGGLAAFLALALVVVPLLNLAVPPDSAFHVSAYAITLIGKIMCYAMVAVAMDLIWGYGGILSLGHGLFFALGGYAFGMYLMRQIGRDGSYRSELPDFMVFLDWKELPWYWTGSDSFLWAALLVVAVPAIVAFVFGYFAFRSRIKGVYFSIITQALTYAAMLLFFRNETGFGGNNGFTDFKRVLGYSITAPETRLVLFGLTALALAGTLLFARWLTTSKFGRVLTAIRDAESRVMFIGYDPLWYKLAIWTVSAVLCGIAGALYVPQVGIINPSEMSPGNSIEIAIWVAVGGRGTLIGPVIGAFVVNLAKSWFTVSFPEYWLFFLGLLFIVVTLLLPKGLLGLWQTLRAGKSARGAR; this is encoded by the coding sequence ATGCAATCCGCACGCATCGAACGCACTCCGCACACGCTCCGCCTGCTCGCCGCGCTGGACGGCCGGCAGGCCGGCGGCCTCGCCGCCTTCCTCGCGCTGGCGCTGGTCGTCGTGCCGCTGCTCAACCTGGCGGTGCCGCCGGACAGCGCCTTCCACGTCTCGGCCTACGCCATCACGCTGATCGGCAAGATCATGTGCTACGCGATGGTGGCCGTGGCGATGGACCTGATCTGGGGCTACGGCGGCATCCTCTCGCTCGGCCACGGCCTCTTCTTCGCGCTCGGCGGCTACGCCTTCGGCATGTACCTGATGCGCCAGATCGGCCGCGACGGCAGCTACCGGAGCGAGCTGCCGGACTTCATGGTGTTCCTCGACTGGAAGGAGCTGCCCTGGTACTGGACGGGCAGCGACAGCTTCCTGTGGGCGGCGCTGCTGGTGGTGGCGGTGCCGGCGATCGTCGCCTTCGTCTTCGGCTACTTCGCCTTCCGCTCGCGCATCAAGGGCGTCTATTTCTCGATCATCACCCAGGCGCTCACCTACGCGGCGATGCTGCTGTTCTTCCGCAACGAGACCGGCTTCGGCGGCAACAACGGTTTCACCGACTTCAAGCGCGTGCTCGGCTACAGCATCACCGCGCCGGAAACGCGGCTGGTGCTGTTCGGCCTGACCGCGCTGGCGCTGGCCGGCACGCTGCTCTTCGCCCGCTGGCTGACCACCTCGAAGTTCGGCCGCGTGCTCACCGCGATCCGCGATGCCGAGAGCCGCGTCATGTTCATCGGCTACGACCCGCTCTGGTACAAGCTGGCGATCTGGACGGTCTCCGCCGTGCTGTGCGGCATCGCCGGCGCGCTCTACGTGCCGCAGGTGGGCATCATCAACCCCTCGGAGATGTCGCCCGGCAACTCGATCGAGATCGCCATCTGGGTGGCGGTGGGCGGGCGCGGCACGCTGATCGGCCCGGTGATCGGCGCCTTCGTGGTGAACCTCGCGAAGAGCTGGTTCACGGTGAGCTTCCCCGAGTACTGGCTGTTCTTCCTCGGCCTCCTGTTCATCGTCGTCACGCTGCTGCTGCCGAAGGGGCTGCTGGGATTGTGGCAGACCCTGCGCGCCGGGAAGTCCGCACGAGGAGCAAGGTAA
- the urtD gene encoding urea ABC transporter ATP-binding protein UrtD, whose product MGTRDVLRKIIGIDPNEPDRFGHASKQRVLDISHNVILYLDDITVSFDGFKALNRLSLAIDAGELRCIIGPNGAGKTTMMDVITGKTRPDKGSAFFGQTIDLTRLSEPEIAHAGIGRKFQKPTIFEQHSAFENLELAMKTDKRVRRSLVATLDDADRDRIAGTLRLIRLDQDADRPAGLLSHGQKQWLEIGMLLMQEPKLLLLDEPVAGMTDDETMRTAELFVSLAGTHSLVVVEHDMAFVEKLGGRVTVLHEGSVLAEGDLAAVQNDQRVIEVYLGR is encoded by the coding sequence ATGGGCACCCGCGACGTCCTCCGCAAGATCATCGGCATCGACCCGAACGAGCCGGACCGCTTCGGCCATGCGAGCAAGCAGCGCGTGCTCGACATCTCGCACAACGTCATCCTCTATCTCGACGACATCACCGTCAGCTTCGACGGCTTCAAGGCGCTGAACCGGCTGAGCCTCGCCATCGACGCCGGCGAGCTGCGCTGCATCATCGGCCCGAACGGCGCCGGCAAGACGACGATGATGGACGTGATCACCGGCAAGACGCGCCCGGACAAGGGCAGCGCGTTCTTCGGCCAGACCATCGACCTGACCCGGCTCTCCGAGCCGGAGATCGCGCACGCCGGCATCGGCCGCAAGTTCCAGAAACCGACGATCTTCGAGCAGCACAGCGCGTTCGAGAACCTCGAACTGGCGATGAAGACCGACAAGCGCGTGCGCCGCAGCCTCGTCGCCACGCTCGACGACGCCGACCGCGACCGCATCGCCGGGACGCTGCGTCTGATCCGCCTCGACCAGGACGCCGACCGCCCGGCCGGCCTGCTCTCGCACGGCCAGAAGCAGTGGCTGGAGATCGGCATGCTGCTGATGCAGGAGCCGAAGCTGCTGCTGCTCGACGAGCCGGTCGCCGGCATGACCGACGACGAGACGATGCGCACCGCCGAGCTGTTCGTGTCGCTCGCCGGCACGCATTCGCTGGTCGTCGTCGAGCACGACATGGCCTTCGTCGAGAAGCTGGGCGGCCGGGTCACCGTGCTGCACGAGGGCAGCGTGCTCGCCGAGGGCGACCTGGCGGCGGTGCAGAACGATCAACGGGTCATCGAAGTCTATCTGGGGCGCTGA
- the urtE gene encoding urea ABC transporter ATP-binding subunit UrtE — translation MLKVDSLHQAYGGSHILRGLSFTVETGKVTTLLGRNGVGKTTLLKSLMGLVRTREGSITFDGRDITHLPPHARVQAGIGYVPQGREIFPRLTVAENLLMGLATKPGGTRIPERIFDMFPVLKQMMHRRGGDLSGGQQQQLAIGRALAMGPKLLILDEPTEGIQPSIIKDIERAIRTLAATGEMAILLVEQYYDFAESLADQYLLMERGEFIMRGRGETMQQDGVREALAV, via the coding sequence ATGCTGAAAGTCGACTCCCTGCACCAGGCCTACGGCGGCAGCCACATCCTGCGCGGCCTGTCCTTCACGGTCGAGACCGGCAAGGTCACCACCCTGCTCGGCCGCAACGGCGTCGGCAAGACGACGCTGCTGAAATCGCTGATGGGCCTCGTCAGGACGCGTGAAGGCAGCATCACCTTCGACGGCCGCGACATCACCCACCTGCCGCCGCACGCGCGCGTGCAGGCCGGCATCGGCTACGTGCCGCAGGGCCGCGAGATCTTCCCGCGCCTCACCGTCGCCGAGAACCTGCTGATGGGCCTCGCCACGAAGCCCGGCGGCACGAGGATTCCGGAGCGCATCTTCGACATGTTCCCGGTGCTCAAGCAGATGATGCACCGCCGCGGCGGCGACCTCTCCGGCGGCCAGCAGCAGCAGCTCGCGATCGGCCGCGCGCTGGCGATGGGACCGAAGCTCTTGATCCTCGACGAGCCGACCGAGGGCATCCAGCCCTCGATCATCAAGGACATCGAACGCGCCATCCGCACGCTGGCGGCGACCGGCGAAATGGCGATCCTGCTCGTCGAGCAGTACTACGACTTCGCCGAATCGCTGGCCGACCAGTACCTGCTGATGGAGCGCGGCGAGTTCATCATGCGCGGCCGGGGCGAGACGATGCAGCAGGACGGCGTGCGCGAAGCGCTGGCGGTGTAG
- a CDS encoding FadR/GntR family transcriptional regulator, protein MPSVSSIAAQTLQRRILDGQYPAGSALPGQRELSESLGISRASLREAISMLEALGLLRSFAGKGVFVTAGTPTDAADLPSGPNAMPPDAIFQMRFVIEPANAALAARRRDDDGLSALRECMAEMQQALSASDLVSAAECDLRFHLALAELSGNPALAAITQQFHAQLAHSLRLPFADRSQIWQPADEHNAILAAVAAGNAGAARKAMQQHLLSAAGRVGIRFIQP, encoded by the coding sequence ATGCCCAGCGTATCCAGCATCGCCGCCCAAACCCTGCAACGCCGCATCCTCGACGGCCAGTATCCCGCCGGCAGTGCGCTGCCCGGCCAGCGGGAGTTGTCCGAAAGCCTCGGCATCAGCCGCGCCTCGCTGCGCGAGGCCATTTCCATGCTGGAGGCGCTCGGCCTGCTGCGGTCCTTCGCCGGCAAGGGCGTTTTCGTCACCGCCGGCACGCCGACCGACGCCGCCGACTTGCCCAGCGGCCCCAACGCCATGCCGCCGGACGCCATCTTCCAGATGCGCTTCGTCATCGAGCCGGCCAATGCGGCGCTCGCCGCGCGCCGTCGCGACGACGACGGCCTGAGCGCGCTGCGCGAATGCATGGCGGAAATGCAGCAGGCGCTGTCGGCCAGCGACCTGGTCAGCGCCGCCGAATGCGACCTGCGCTTCCATCTGGCACTGGCCGAACTGTCCGGCAACCCGGCGCTCGCCGCCATCACCCAGCAATTCCATGCGCAGCTTGCCCACAGCCTGCGCCTGCCCTTTGCCGACCGCAGCCAGATCTGGCAGCCGGCCGACGAACACAACGCCATCCTCGCCGCGGTGGCCGCCGGCAACGCCGGCGCCGCCCGCAAGGCCATGCAGCAGCACCTGCTGTCGGCCGCCGGCCGGGTCGGCATCCGTTTCATCCAACCCTGA
- a CDS encoding transporter substrate-binding domain-containing protein, with amino-acid sequence MHKRLFLKTLVATSLLAGGIGLAQADALASAEKSGTLRVAVPQDFPPFGTVGPDLKPRGYDIDVANLIGRELKLKVELIPVTSTNRIPYLTTGKADLVISSLGKNPDREKVIDFSVAYAPFFNGVFGPGDAAVKSAADTAGKVVGVTRGSVEDLEFSKIAPASATIKRFEDNNATISAYLSGQVQLVATGNVVAAAVNERTKIRRLDTKFLIKNSPCYVGINKGEAALLTKVNAVIAKLKANGELNQVAQRWLQAPLPADL; translated from the coding sequence ATGCACAAACGCCTTTTCCTGAAAACCCTCGTCGCCACCTCGCTGCTCGCCGGCGGCATCGGTCTGGCCCAGGCCGACGCGCTGGCCAGCGCCGAGAAGAGCGGCACCCTGCGCGTCGCCGTGCCGCAGGATTTCCCGCCGTTCGGCACCGTCGGCCCCGACCTCAAGCCGCGCGGCTACGACATCGACGTCGCCAACCTGATCGGCCGCGAACTGAAGCTGAAGGTCGAACTGATCCCGGTGACCAGCACCAACCGCATTCCCTACCTGACCACCGGCAAGGCCGATCTGGTCATTTCCAGCCTGGGCAAGAACCCGGACCGGGAAAAGGTCATCGACTTCTCGGTCGCCTACGCGCCGTTCTTCAACGGCGTCTTCGGGCCGGGCGATGCCGCGGTGAAGAGCGCCGCCGACACCGCCGGCAAGGTCGTCGGCGTCACCCGCGGCTCGGTCGAGGATCTGGAATTCAGCAAGATTGCGCCGGCGAGCGCCACCATCAAGCGTTTCGAGGACAACAACGCGACCATCTCGGCCTACCTGTCCGGCCAGGTGCAGCTGGTCGCCACCGGCAACGTCGTCGCCGCCGCGGTCAACGAGCGCACGAAGATCCGCCGCCTCGACACCAAGTTCCTGATCAAGAACTCGCCGTGCTACGTCGGCATCAACAAGGGCGAAGCCGCGCTGCTGACGAAGGTGAACGCCGTCATCGCCAAGCTGAAGGCCAACGGCGAGCTGAACCAGGTGGCCCAGCGCTGGCTGCAGGCGCCGCTGCCCGCCGATCTCTGA
- a CDS encoding amino acid ABC transporter permease — protein MAYAFDFSAVLEHRDALLAGTGRTLLLTGIGAVAGLALGIAGAACRAWRLAPFDRIFAVYVELIRNTPFLVQLFFIFFGLPALGARLDEWQAAILAVVINLGAYSTEIIRAGIEATPRGQIEAAQSLAMTRPQMFRHVVLPPALARVWPAVCSQVVIVMLGTSVCSQIAAEELTFAANFIQSRNFRAFETYFTVTAIYFLLALAVRQALILAGPQQRGRRPK, from the coding sequence ATGGCCTACGCATTCGATTTTTCCGCCGTGCTGGAGCACCGCGACGCGCTGCTCGCCGGCACCGGCCGCACGCTGCTGCTGACCGGCATCGGCGCCGTCGCCGGGCTGGCGCTCGGCATCGCCGGGGCGGCCTGCCGCGCCTGGCGGCTGGCGCCCTTCGACCGCATCTTCGCGGTCTATGTCGAGCTGATCCGCAACACGCCCTTCCTCGTCCAGCTCTTCTTCATCTTCTTCGGCCTGCCGGCGCTCGGCGCCCGGCTCGACGAATGGCAGGCGGCGATCCTCGCCGTCGTCATCAACCTCGGCGCCTACAGCACCGAGATCATCCGCGCCGGCATCGAGGCGACGCCGCGCGGGCAGATCGAGGCGGCGCAGTCGCTGGCGATGACGCGGCCGCAGATGTTCCGCCACGTCGTGCTGCCGCCCGCGCTGGCCAGGGTCTGGCCGGCGGTGTGCAGCCAGGTGGTGATCGTCATGCTCGGCACCTCGGTCTGCTCGCAGATCGCCGCCGAGGAACTGACCTTCGCCGCCAACTTCATCCAGTCGCGCAACTTCCGCGCCTTCGAGACCTATTTCACGGTCACCGCGATCTATTTCCTGCTCGCGCTCGCCGTCCGCCAGGCGCTGATTCTTGCCGGGCCACAGCAGCGCGGCCGGAGACCGAAATGA
- a CDS encoding amino acid ABC transporter permease, with protein sequence MNDIALADIARNLLDGALWTLGLSLTSFALGGLAGLAVLFARIARHPLPRRLAQGYIEVFQGTPLLMQLFIIFFGGGLIGLEIQPWLAAALGLTLFTSAYLGEIWRGCVEAIPKGQWEASASLAMTPLEQMRHVILPQALRIAIAPTVGFSVQVVKGTAVTSIIGFVELTKTGSMLANATFQPFLVFGLVALGYFALCYPLSAYSRILERKIHGARAH encoded by the coding sequence ATGAACGACATCGCCCTCGCCGACATCGCCCGCAACCTGCTCGACGGCGCCCTATGGACCCTCGGCCTGTCGCTGACTTCCTTCGCCCTCGGCGGTCTCGCCGGACTCGCCGTGCTCTTCGCCCGCATCGCCCGGCACCCGCTGCCGCGCCGGCTGGCCCAGGGCTATATCGAGGTCTTCCAGGGCACGCCGCTGCTCATGCAGCTGTTCATCATCTTCTTCGGCGGCGGCCTGATCGGCCTGGAAATTCAGCCGTGGCTGGCCGCCGCCCTCGGCCTGACGCTGTTCACCAGCGCCTACCTCGGCGAAATCTGGCGCGGCTGCGTCGAGGCGATCCCGAAGGGGCAGTGGGAGGCCTCGGCGAGCCTGGCGATGACGCCGCTCGAGCAGATGCGCCACGTGATCCTGCCGCAGGCGCTGCGCATCGCCATCGCGCCGACCGTCGGCTTCTCGGTGCAGGTGGTCAAGGGGACGGCCGTCACCTCGATCATCGGTTTCGTCGAACTGACCAAGACCGGCTCCATGCTCGCCAACGCCACCTTCCAGCCCTTCCTCGTCTTCGGCCTCGTCGCGCTCGGCTATTTCGCCCTGTGCTACCCGTTGTCCGCCTATTCCCGCATTCTCGAAAGGAAAATCCATGGCGCTCGTGCGCATTGA
- a CDS encoding amino acid ABC transporter ATP-binding protein: MALVRIDALHKHFGSNHVLRGIDLDIEEGQVVALIGRSGSGKSTLLRTINGLESFDDGCIEVDGERIHPHKTDLRALRMKVGMVFQQFNLFPHLSAGGNVMLATRIVRKMGDEEARDLAKAMLLKVGLQDKFDAYPDQLSGGQQQRVAIARALAMQPRVLLCDEITSALDPELVNEVLAVVKDLAAEGMTLVMVTHEMRFAREVGDKLVFMHQGRIHESGDPQTLFADPQTPELASFIGSIN, translated from the coding sequence ATGGCGCTCGTGCGCATTGACGCCCTGCACAAGCATTTCGGCAGCAACCACGTGCTGCGCGGCATCGACCTCGACATCGAGGAAGGCCAGGTCGTCGCGCTGATCGGCCGCAGCGGCTCCGGCAAGAGCACGCTGCTGCGCACGATCAACGGGCTGGAGAGCTTCGACGACGGCTGCATCGAGGTCGACGGCGAACGCATCCACCCGCACAAGACCGACCTGCGCGCGCTGCGCATGAAGGTCGGCATGGTCTTCCAGCAGTTCAACCTGTTCCCGCACCTCTCCGCCGGCGGGAACGTCATGCTCGCCACCCGCATCGTCCGCAAGATGGGCGACGAGGAAGCGCGCGACCTGGCCAAGGCGATGCTGCTCAAGGTCGGCCTGCAGGACAAGTTCGACGCCTACCCCGACCAGCTGTCCGGCGGCCAGCAGCAGCGCGTGGCGATCGCCCGCGCGCTGGCCATGCAGCCGCGCGTGCTGCTCTGCGACGAGATCACCTCGGCGCTCGACCCGGAGCTGGTCAACGAGGTGCTGGCGGTGGTCAAGGATCTGGCCGCCGAGGGCATGACGCTGGTCATGGTCACGCACGAAATGCGCTTCGCCCGCGAAGTCGGCGACAAGCTGGTGTTCATGCACCAGGGCCGCATCCACGAAAGCGGCGACCCGCAGACCCTGTTCGCCGATCCGCAGACGCCGGAACTCGCCAGCTTCATCGGCTCGATCAACTGA